In Candidatus Zixiibacteriota bacterium, the following are encoded in one genomic region:
- a CDS encoding 2-oxoacid:acceptor oxidoreductase family protein — MKAAEEKKKKEDRYEIRLSGSGGQGLILAGVMLAEAIGVGDGKNVVQTQSYGPEARGGASRSDVVIAEGEIYYPKTMKLDLLLALTQEACDKYYPDLKENGILVVDSTMVTQVPTKKYYGLPFVRLAREEIGHVMVANVIALGAIAELTGIVTHDSLKEVVLGRAPRGTEEKNQKALELGFSAARKLKKENKTRG; from the coding sequence ATGAAAGCCGCGGAAGAAAAGAAAAAGAAAGAGGACCGCTATGAAATTCGTCTTTCCGGCTCCGGCGGCCAGGGATTGATTCTTGCGGGCGTCATGCTCGCCGAGGCGATTGGTGTCGGCGACGGCAAGAACGTGGTGCAGACGCAATCATACGGTCCCGAAGCGCGCGGTGGCGCCAGCCGCTCCGATGTGGTTATTGCCGAGGGTGAAATTTATTACCCCAAGACAATGAAACTGGATCTTCTGTTGGCGCTGACGCAGGAAGCCTGCGATAAGTACTATCCTGATTTGAAAGAAAATGGAATCTTGGTGGTAGATTCTACCATGGTGACACAGGTGCCGACCAAGAAATATTACGGGCTCCCTTTTGTCCGTCTGGCGCGCGAAGAAATAGGACATGTGATGGTCGCCAATGTTATCGCCCTGGGCGCCATAGCGGAACTGACCGGAATCGTCACTCATGATTCCCTGAAAGAAGTGGTTCTGGGACGGGCGCCGCGCGGCACGGAAGAAAAAAATCAAAAGGCGCTGGAACTGGGCTTCAGCGCCGCTCGAAAATTGAAAAAAGAAAACAAGACACGGGGATGA
- the ndk gene encoding nucleoside-diphosphate kinase gives MVERTLLIIKPDAVRRRLIGHVIARLEKAGFEILGMRMERLTPERARKFYAVHEGKPFLSALVEFMVSTPVVPILLQKENAVADLRTLIGATDPTRAACGTLRQEIALNIQENSVHASDSPENAAVEIAFFFS, from the coding sequence ATGGTCGAAAGAACTCTACTCATTATTAAACCGGATGCCGTCAGGCGACGGCTGATTGGTCATGTTATTGCCCGCCTCGAGAAGGCCGGTTTCGAAATCCTGGGAATGCGGATGGAACGTTTGACTCCCGAGCGAGCGCGAAAGTTCTATGCGGTTCACGAAGGGAAACCGTTTCTATCGGCGCTGGTGGAATTTATGGTGTCAACGCCGGTTGTGCCGATTCTTCTTCAAAAAGAGAATGCCGTGGCCGACCTGCGCACTCTTATAGGCGCCACCGACCCGACCCGGGCCGCCTGCGGGACACTAAGACAGGAAATTGCGTTAAACATTCAGGAAAATTCGGTGCATGCCTCCGACTCTCCGGAGAATGCGGCCGTTGAGATTGCCTTTTTCTTCAGCTGA